In one Myotis daubentonii chromosome 1, mMyoDau2.1, whole genome shotgun sequence genomic region, the following are encoded:
- the UCN3 gene encoding urocortin-3, whose protein sequence is MLVPAHFLLLLLLLQGAPRMSMSLKFSKAESIFCCINMALSEAKKNQLEDIALLSKRGFPYLPSQDPFPDEDKEKDEEGEDKKKRAFSAPRGSGGAGSSRYKYLSQAQLKGKLYQNKAKSDRRTKFTLSLDVPTNVMNVLLNIAKAKNLRAKAAANAHLMAQIGRKK, encoded by the coding sequence ATGCTTGTGCCAGCCCACttcctactgctgctgctgctgctccaagGGGCCCCCAGGATGAGTATGTCCCTTAAGTTCTCCAAAGCCGAGTCCATCTTCTGCTGTATCAACATGGCCCTGTCTGAAGCCAAGAAGAACCAGCTGGAGGATATAGCCCTGCTGAGCAAGAGAGGCTTCCCCTACCTACCCAGCCAGGACCCATTCCCAGATGAGGACAAAGAAAAGGATGAGGAGGGAGAAGACAAGAAGAAAAGGGCCTTCTCTGCTCCCAGGGGCagtggtggagctgggagctCTCGGTACAAGTACTTATCCCAAGCACAGCTCAAAGGGAAGCTGTACCAGAACAAGGCCAAGAGTGACCGGCGCACCAAGTTCACTCTATCCCTTGATGTCCCCACTAATGTCATGAATGTCCTCTTAAACATTGCCAAGGCCAAGAACTTGAGAGCCAAGGCAGCTGCCAATGCCCATCTGATGGCACAGATTGGACGAAAGAAGTAG